A part of Candidatus Bathyarchaeota archaeon genomic DNA contains:
- a CDS encoding NADH-quinone oxidoreductase subunit C has translation MSIKQEIPRIFLESQIANIRVFNDEIYINMDEKQAAMATKTMDEAGFELICLFCVQNFQRQGFTLLYAFEKACYREVVILQTDLTSNKAVSIAKTYASACWYEREITDGFGIEFEGAFDTRRLFLHESYPESFHPLLKEFKNGKIEALSSQNQKEYVFKEVKGEGVYQIPVGPVHAGIIEPGHFRFSVVGETIFNLEVRLFYKHRGLEKLAEGKSPQECVKIAETISGDETVANAVAFCDAVEKICETHVPRRALQLRVMLLELERVYSHLGDLAGMFVDVAYPAGASPLFILREEIFRLNEALTGSRFLKGIVTVGGLTRDIDESSLNQLAAYMHDFPRRLSAATAMDSSFFSVIDRFETTGIVKPEILSPLHITGPVSRAAGKKTDTRIHHSYGLYQELDLKERTQVNGDVLDRFTLKAEEVLDSVKLIQQLLTLEAGPVGEALKVKDGYALSLVEAARGQNMHWVLIKNGLVDRYKVRTASFCNWQAMEHAVLGNIVPDFPLINKSMNLSYAGTDL, from the coding sequence ATGAGCATAAAACAAGAAATTCCACGAATCTTCCTCGAAAGCCAAATAGCAAATATCAGAGTTTTCAACGATGAAATCTACATCAACATGGACGAAAAACAAGCTGCGATGGCAACCAAAACAATGGATGAAGCCGGCTTTGAGCTCATATGTCTTTTCTGCGTCCAAAACTTTCAGCGTCAAGGATTCACTCTGCTATATGCATTTGAGAAAGCCTGCTACCGCGAAGTAGTGATTCTACAAACGGATTTAACCAGCAACAAAGCGGTTTCTATCGCTAAAACTTACGCCTCAGCCTGCTGGTATGAACGGGAAATCACCGACGGCTTCGGAATAGAATTCGAGGGCGCATTTGACACACGACGGCTTTTTTTGCATGAAAGCTACCCTGAATCGTTCCATCCGCTCCTCAAAGAATTTAAAAACGGCAAAATCGAAGCTCTGTCATCCCAAAACCAAAAAGAATATGTCTTCAAAGAAGTCAAAGGCGAGGGAGTCTACCAAATTCCAGTTGGTCCAGTTCACGCAGGTATCATTGAACCGGGGCATTTCCGCTTTAGCGTGGTCGGAGAAACCATATTTAACCTTGAGGTTCGCCTCTTCTACAAGCACCGCGGGCTGGAGAAGCTGGCTGAAGGCAAAAGTCCTCAGGAATGCGTGAAAATCGCTGAAACCATAAGCGGCGACGAAACAGTAGCGAATGCGGTTGCCTTCTGCGATGCTGTGGAGAAGATATGCGAAACACATGTCCCTAGACGTGCGTTACAGTTAAGGGTGATGCTTCTGGAGTTGGAGCGGGTGTACTCTCATCTGGGTGACCTCGCAGGCATGTTCGTTGATGTCGCCTACCCCGCCGGAGCCAGCCCCCTGTTTATTCTCAGAGAGGAAATCTTTAGGTTAAATGAAGCGTTAACGGGCAGCCGATTCCTGAAAGGTATAGTAACCGTAGGCGGCTTAACAAGAGACATTGACGAATCATCGCTCAATCAGCTCGCTGCATATATGCATGATTTTCCACGAAGGCTCAGTGCGGCGACAGCGATGGATAGCAGTTTCTTCTCAGTCATTGATCGCTTTGAAACAACCGGCATAGTTAAACCGGAAATATTATCTCCCCTGCATATCACTGGTCCCGTATCAAGGGCTGCTGGAAAAAAGACCGATACTCGAATCCACCACTCATACGGCTTATACCAAGAGCTAGATTTGAAGGAAAGAACACAGGTAAACGGCGATGTTCTCGATAGATTCACTCTTAAAGCAGAAGAAGTGCTTGATTCAGTGAAACTAATTCAGCAGCTTCTAACTTTGGAGGCTGGGCCAGTGGGGGAAGCTCTCAAAGTCAAGGATGGTTATGCTTTATCGTTGGTTGAGGCGGCGCGTGGACAAAACATGCATTGGGTTCTAATTAAAAACGG